GAAAAGGAATTCGATAAATCTGCCAGAAATAAATATAAATAATGATGAAACTGCTGAAAATCCAAATACCGAAGATGTTCTTATAGTAGCGGCTAAAACTGCGCTTCGTGAGTTTTTCGAACATTCAGCATATATTTGCCAACCTAATCGATCATTTCGACCTGTCAATTATTTGGGCTTTTACTCTGAAGGAAAGATAAACCAAAATATTCCTAAAATTTTAGGTCAAGTTGAAGATGTGATGCTAACAAGAGAAGGCATACAAAATACTAATTTGGATAAAAATACTCAAAATAGACTTTTTAAGCTAATTGAAAGCCTTGAAAGAGTTGATGAACGAGGTAGATTAGGATCAAATCACAAAGTACTTTTCCTTTCATCGAAAGACTCTAAAGAGACATTAAAGTTAAATAATGACATTATTAATGATACTACTTCTGTTAAAGGTGATATTATTGCATTTACTCAAAGCCAACGTTATGTTTCATTGTCAAAGTTAAAAAATAACCCAAAAAAGACATCAGATATTGTATAGTATCTTATTATAATTTGCAATTAGGAGAACAAATGACGATAAATATTTTATCATGGAACGTAAACGGTCTTAGAGCACGATATAGCAAAGGACATCTTGACTGGTTACCAGAAGAAACCCCAGATATATTCTGTCTTCAAGAAATTAAGGCCACAGAAGATCAGGTAAAAGAAACTTTAAACGGATTTGAGGATTACTATTCCTTTTATTCATCTTCAACTGTAACTCCTGGTTTTAGTGGAGTTGCTATTTATTCTAAAATTAAACCAAACAAGGTTATTGATAGTTTTGGAGATGGAAAGTACAAAGACGAGGGAAGGATCCTGAAAGCAGAATACGATAATTTCATCCTTTTAAACATTTATTTCCCCAGTGGAGCTGCTGATTCAAATAGAAACAATTCTGAGACCAAACTTCACAATAAATTAATGTTCTATGAAAGGTTTTTAAATCTCACAGAATTTTTAGCATCATCTGATAAGCAAGTATTGATCTGTGGGGATTTCAACATAGCCCATGCATCCATTGATCTGGCCAACCCCCAAAATGCATGTAAAAAACCTGGATTTTTACAAGTTGAAAGAGCTCTCCTGGACCGATTAATTGCCCAGGGTTATACCGATACCTTCCGTGAATACAATAAGGAGCCTCATCATTATACTTGGTGGAGTAACGGGTAC
This DNA window, taken from Methanobacterium subterraneum, encodes the following:
- a CDS encoding exodeoxyribonuclease III, translating into MTINILSWNVNGLRARYSKGHLDWLPEETPDIFCLQEIKATEDQVKETLNGFEDYYSFYSSSTVTPGFSGVAIYSKIKPNKVIDSFGDGKYKDEGRILKAEYDNFILLNIYFPSGAADSNRNNSETKLHNKLMFYERFLNLTEFLASSDKQVLICGDFNIAHASIDLANPQNACKKPGFLQVERALLDRLIAQGYTDTFREYNKEPHHYTWWSNGYNLRENNIGMRLDHFFATDNLRYNIKSAYTRPEIIGSDHCPIGVEIQL